The Sphingomonas sanxanigenens DSM 19645 = NX02 genome includes a region encoding these proteins:
- a CDS encoding type II toxin-antitoxin system VapC family toxin: MIALDTSALMAIVLDEPQAAACISAIEAEDELVISAGTVAEALIVSARRNVGEEVASLLDGLGVEVVSVSAAAARRISVAYSKWGKGVHPAGLNFGDCFAYEVAKERGCRLLFVGDDFSRTDIKSAI; the protein is encoded by the coding sequence ATGATCGCGCTCGATACGTCCGCGCTGATGGCGATCGTTCTCGATGAACCACAAGCGGCGGCGTGCATCTCGGCGATCGAGGCGGAGGATGAGTTGGTCATTTCCGCGGGGACCGTCGCCGAAGCACTGATCGTGTCGGCGCGGCGGAATGTCGGGGAAGAAGTTGCAAGTCTCCTCGACGGGCTTGGCGTGGAGGTTGTGAGCGTCAGTGCCGCTGCTGCCAGACGCATTTCGGTTGCCTATTCGAAGTGGGGCAAGGGGGTGCATCCTGCGGGCCTGAACTTCGGAGACTGTTTTGCCTATGAGGTTGCCAAGGAACGCGGATGCCGTCTCCTCTTTGTCGGGGACGACTTTTCCAGGACGGACATAAAGAGCGCAATCTAG
- a CDS encoding conjugal transfer protein TraG N-terminal domain-containing protein, producing MRRLLRLFAALPALLLASPALAVDTSFHTYDGFAETVDAFRLVSMIFSDPRYETLVMIVATVGIGLGAIIASVRGTGMGLVAFGFQILIGVGLFVGLIATTGTVHVYDRVRNAYQPVGGVPNLLVLVAGATNMIERAMVETIDDNTLDPNAKIEFGAGGHSFDLFLNAVSPRGPMTDVFLDATIKDYVRQCYPVARVSTAYGVDDDQLFRTSTDLPASFAAMAGPATFSTVYTAADKGGTTLSCSDAWTHISNRLSDPVLFDSYTNQICARTGYDTGNAQQMTRCRQQLGEMGQMMLGRPLSAQAFLTHILLGNTVGDVLFEDSPASAARVMANRAVISNGLATMSVANEWMPTIRATVFGIMLFMIPIALLFILTPINLRVASFALGMFVFVALWGVIDAGIYQLTLGRATATLAELRSNALAANAWLLAPSAAMKALAIFGSFRTAAAGLAGAFVFTVFRFSGNVFTSFTSGSLGVASQGTAAAAPMGTAEGQASALEAQASAMGTRSRAAAASSFGDFGERSTFNANRTYGEAGHILGERPGTPGGTAFALGGIEGSRQLGSLAPALGGRDLADPAVARAVQANAATTAIHQFAEKDALRNLGTGYFGQGEAGEKAFAAFSQNLVQWRAFGDSRAYGMMMLGAARHFERAGYSPADAQLKASGMIGEAQADPTFAKLIANTYDQEQMLRNDLTSAQVQVGAMEGRRDYAGDNVAGVERANVATEQGWRSGSNQGQREAASMLGLSVDETARRVGFINALSGEARSTAISQLSRATGRNEAQVVAALERYSAATQLGTADGATAEAGREGTSVYGRTREAAGFDFAERSGRLEAQREVGTTGTRGAARIGEQRRQSENFGFAEGAAAAGASTREAARLDSFIQALGRTAGNQVDMAEGGAPGIADRARNERLTSIVDRERLTRMQGLLAEHGVNLTKRQIAMDQNGDLGLNLTSETAAAMWKAGLINQSQLGAIANGGHARFSFAHNDLLVSSGTDFSRSARSDTSTRFEAGKQAGPDTIEHFMGGGAEGQAMLANWLRGGFEMDRKGEWRLKPQVADTLQRDVQAIMTQTGWQRTLSRSAQDQTTMGTTVNLEVGRSVGVSETDDLGGGNQAPGKRQQGRRGQTPQKTQSTAGHARAGVGFSSRDTGSTSETAQSTLDITNFDVRDSIAAAERAAARSSDPAATFSKELSNRVLGSEGMRNRYLQDADNGRGTFDITGPLTSLEQSSVLSKGSFSTDIQGSPGDGDSSFKRR from the coding sequence ATGCGCCGGCTCCTGAGGCTGTTTGCCGCCCTTCCCGCCCTGCTCCTCGCCTCGCCCGCGCTGGCGGTCGATACGAGCTTCCACACCTATGACGGCTTTGCCGAGACGGTCGACGCCTTCCGCCTGGTCTCAATGATCTTCAGCGATCCGCGTTACGAGACACTGGTGATGATCGTCGCGACGGTCGGTATCGGTCTCGGCGCGATCATCGCCAGCGTGCGCGGCACGGGCATGGGCCTCGTCGCCTTCGGCTTCCAGATCCTGATCGGCGTCGGCCTGTTCGTCGGGCTGATCGCCACGACCGGCACGGTCCATGTCTATGATCGGGTGCGCAACGCCTATCAGCCGGTCGGCGGCGTCCCCAATTTGCTGGTGCTTGTCGCCGGCGCGACCAATATGATCGAGCGCGCGATGGTCGAGACGATCGACGACAACACGCTCGATCCCAACGCCAAGATCGAGTTCGGCGCGGGTGGCCATAGCTTCGACCTGTTCCTCAACGCCGTTTCCCCACGCGGTCCGATGACCGATGTTTTCCTCGATGCGACCATCAAGGATTATGTGCGCCAATGCTATCCGGTGGCCCGCGTATCGACCGCCTATGGCGTCGATGACGATCAGCTCTTCCGGACCTCGACCGATCTACCCGCCTCATTCGCGGCCATGGCCGGTCCCGCCACCTTCTCGACCGTCTACACCGCGGCCGACAAGGGCGGCACGACGTTGAGCTGCAGCGATGCCTGGACGCATATCTCAAATCGTCTGTCCGACCCGGTCCTGTTCGACAGCTACACCAATCAGATTTGCGCACGGACGGGCTATGACACGGGCAATGCCCAGCAGATGACCCGCTGCCGCCAGCAGCTTGGCGAGATGGGGCAGATGATGCTTGGCCGCCCGCTGAGCGCCCAAGCTTTCCTCACGCACATCCTGCTCGGCAATACGGTGGGTGACGTCCTGTTCGAGGATTCACCGGCGAGCGCCGCCAGGGTGATGGCCAACCGCGCGGTGATCTCCAACGGACTTGCCACCATGTCGGTGGCGAATGAATGGATGCCGACGATCCGTGCCACTGTGTTCGGGATCATGCTCTTCATGATCCCGATCGCGCTCCTGTTCATCCTGACGCCGATCAACCTGCGCGTGGCGAGCTTCGCGCTCGGCATGTTCGTGTTCGTGGCGCTCTGGGGCGTGATCGATGCGGGCATCTACCAACTCACCCTCGGCCGCGCGACCGCAACGCTCGCCGAGCTCCGTTCGAACGCTCTGGCTGCCAATGCATGGCTGCTCGCCCCTTCCGCCGCCATGAAGGCGCTGGCGATCTTCGGCAGCTTCCGCACCGCCGCCGCCGGGCTCGCCGGCGCGTTTGTCTTCACGGTCTTCCGCTTCAGCGGCAATGTGTTCACCTCCTTCACATCGGGATCGCTGGGCGTCGCCAGCCAGGGCACGGCGGCAGCCGCACCGATGGGCACGGCGGAGGGGCAAGCCTCGGCTCTGGAGGCACAGGCTTCCGCCATGGGCACGCGCTCCCGCGCCGCGGCCGCTTCGAGCTTCGGGGATTTCGGGGAGCGCTCCACCTTCAACGCCAACCGGACCTATGGCGAGGCCGGACATATCCTGGGCGAGCGCCCCGGAACGCCGGGTGGCACCGCCTTCGCGCTCGGCGGGATCGAGGGCTCGCGTCAGTTGGGGAGCCTCGCGCCCGCGCTGGGTGGGCGCGACCTTGCCGATCCAGCGGTCGCGCGCGCCGTTCAGGCCAATGCGGCCACGACGGCCATCCATCAGTTCGCCGAGAAGGATGCGTTGCGGAACCTGGGCACGGGCTATTTCGGACAAGGCGAAGCCGGCGAGAAGGCGTTTGCGGCCTTCAGCCAGAATCTCGTCCAGTGGCGCGCCTTCGGCGATAGCCGAGCTTACGGCATGATGATGCTGGGCGCGGCGCGACATTTCGAGCGCGCCGGATATTCGCCCGCTGACGCCCAGCTCAAGGCGTCGGGCATGATCGGCGAGGCCCAGGCCGATCCGACCTTCGCCAAGCTGATCGCTAACACCTATGATCAGGAACAGATGCTGCGCAACGACCTCACCTCGGCGCAGGTCCAGGTCGGCGCGATGGAAGGTCGGCGCGACTATGCCGGCGACAATGTCGCTGGCGTCGAGCGCGCCAATGTCGCGACCGAGCAAGGCTGGCGCAGCGGCAGCAACCAAGGGCAGCGCGAAGCGGCTTCAATGCTCGGTCTCTCGGTCGACGAGACCGCGCGGCGGGTCGGGTTCATCAACGCCCTCTCCGGCGAGGCGCGCAGCACGGCCATCTCCCAACTTTCCCGCGCCACGGGAAGGAACGAGGCGCAGGTGGTCGCCGCGCTCGAACGTTATAGCGCCGCGACGCAGCTCGGCACCGCCGATGGCGCGACCGCCGAGGCGGGCCGTGAAGGCACCAGCGTCTATGGTCGGACCCGCGAAGCGGCGGGCTTTGATTTCGCTGAACGCTCGGGCAGGCTCGAAGCGCAGCGTGAGGTGGGGACCACCGGCACGCGCGGCGCGGCGCGGATCGGCGAGCAGCGCCGACAGTCCGAGAATTTCGGGTTCGCGGAGGGCGCGGCTGCGGCCGGCGCCTCGACGCGCGAGGCCGCCCGCCTCGACAGCTTCATCCAGGCGCTTGGCCGCACCGCGGGCAACCAGGTCGACATGGCCGAAGGCGGCGCGCCGGGCATCGCCGATCGTGCGCGTAACGAACGGCTGACCTCGATCGTCGACCGGGAGCGCCTCACCCGCATGCAGGGTCTGCTCGCCGAGCATGGCGTCAACCTGACCAAGCGCCAGATCGCCATGGACCAGAATGGCGATCTCGGTCTCAACCTCACTTCCGAGACCGCAGCCGCCATGTGGAAGGCGGGGCTCATCAACCAGAGCCAGCTCGGCGCGATTGCCAATGGTGGGCATGCGCGGTTCAGCTTCGCGCACAACGACCTCCTCGTTTCCAGCGGCACGGATTTCAGCCGCTCGGCGCGCAGCGACACCAGCACGCGGTTCGAGGCAGGCAAGCAGGCTGGGCCCGATACGATCGAGCATTTCATGGGCGGCGGCGCCGAGGGACAGGCCATGCTTGCCAACTGGCTGCGCGGCGGGTTCGAGATGGATCGCAAAGGCGAGTGGCGTCTGAAACCTCAGGTCGCCGACACGCTCCAGCGCGATGTCCAGGCGATCATGACCCAGACGGGATGGCAGCGAACGCTGTCTCGGTCGGCACAGGATCAAACGACGATGGGAACGACCGTGAACCTCGAGGTGGGTCGCTCAGTTGGCGTGTCTGAGACTGATGATCTTGGCGGAGGTAACCAAGCGCCGGGCAAGAGACAGCAAGGCAGACGCGGCCAAACGCCACAGAAGACGCAATCAACTGCGGGACATGCAAGGGCTGGCGTAGGGTTCAGCAGCCGTGACACTGGAAGCACCTCGGAGACTGCCCAATCCACCTTGGACATCACAAACTTCGATGTGCGCGATTCCATCGCTGCGGCCGAGCGCGCCGCCGCGCGCTCAAGTGATCCTGCGGCGACTTTCTCGAAAGAGTTGTCAAATCGGGTTCTCGGCAGCGAAGGAATGCGCAACCGCTACTTGCAAGATGCGGACAACGGGCGGGGCACCTTCGACATCACTGGGCCGCTAACCTCACTCGAACAAAGCTCAGTGCTATCGAAGGGGAGCTTCTCGACGGATATTCAGGGAAGCCCCGGAGACGGAGATAGCAGCTTCAAGCGTCGTTAA
- a CDS encoding conjugal transfer protein TraF, with protein sequence MSIQIGRPRHRLPVASFSLAALFALPTAAIAQGAPAAVPSRQGYWWYEAPKPKTEDKAEPDALVKPVIPPMAELATWTPPKIRKLIEAQRDYAATVLTVDAVADFWRLQDFARRKARAFAGVTQIAMLQYPELNSKSANPMVGDARSELTAQKDAIRRSYLRAQASEFALVMFSRSTCGYCQVQWPIIQRFQEEMGWQVTLLDLDKHPDLSARFGVEITPTTMLIRRGSQQRMIIASGVEAYPNLAQMAYQAVRLLRGDIRPEQFMTGPGEDAGFFDALGNGPVSATDPRALGGDLIDASTGPKP encoded by the coding sequence ATGTCAATACAAATTGGCAGACCGCGCCATCGGCTCCCTGTCGCCAGCTTCTCCCTCGCGGCGCTCTTCGCGCTTCCGACAGCCGCTATCGCGCAAGGGGCTCCGGCGGCGGTTCCCTCCAGGCAAGGCTATTGGTGGTACGAGGCACCGAAGCCAAAAACCGAAGACAAGGCCGAGCCGGACGCTCTGGTGAAGCCGGTCATCCCGCCCATGGCGGAACTGGCAACCTGGACCCCGCCGAAGATCCGCAAGCTCATCGAGGCGCAGCGCGACTATGCCGCGACCGTGCTGACGGTCGATGCGGTCGCCGATTTCTGGCGACTTCAGGACTTCGCGCGGCGCAAGGCGCGAGCTTTCGCCGGCGTGACGCAGATCGCGATGCTGCAATATCCCGAACTCAACTCCAAATCCGCCAATCCGATGGTCGGCGATGCCCGCTCCGAGCTCACCGCGCAGAAGGACGCGATCCGTCGCTCCTATCTGCGCGCACAGGCGAGCGAGTTCGCGCTCGTCATGTTCTCGCGCTCGACCTGCGGCTATTGCCAGGTCCAGTGGCCGATCATCCAGCGTTTCCAGGAAGAAATGGGCTGGCAAGTCACGCTCCTCGACCTCGACAAGCACCCTGACCTCAGCGCGCGGTTCGGAGTCGAGATCACCCCCACGACGATGCTCATCCGGCGCGGCAGCCAGCAGCGCATGATCATCGCGTCCGGCGTCGAGGCCTATCCCAATCTCGCCCAGATGGCCTATCAGGCGGTGCGGCTGCTGCGCGGCGATATCCGGCCCGAACAGTTCATGACGGGGCCGGGCGAGGATGCCGGCTTCTTCGACGCACTGGGCAATGGCCCGGTGTCCGCGACCGATCCCCGCGCCCTCGGCGGCGATCTCATCGACGCCTCCACAGGACCGAAGCCGTGA
- a CDS encoding conjugal transfer protein TraH, translating to MFAWPLAAARALIAFFVATLVSVAPAHAQSWAESWFDNVTYSSPGSFKDQTRGYVSAGGMSGRIDVHNDYLMSVSMPKVRAGCGGIDMFLGGMSFLDPDYLVQKLESILQAAPAVAFQYLLETLDEKMGNIISKMEAATNFLNSIQVNDCRLANRMVQIAKGDDNMSGIIEEMTGYRSVKQGFAKSYQQSREKIEANNNNPTEDLKDALANCPAEVTDIFRTGSLLAHAASRVGAGDWASVMRARVGDVYMRWDDGDRVPLFTAIPQCPAQDTESAQDFLTGRVQRRTLNFPPTGADCAQDGSGRGALVLARERMQSIATKIRTRAALSAEERQFVANVRTLPVYRMLEWGVRQGVVDSVIGDTDELVALTLAYQMLNDLTRTIDFTVTNAERGATVAGSADSNNKNVCQTRILSKGIEQLRDLRDEVLRQRAQMRQSYMAALNQANLSTNYAGLLRERDRDARDAAGAAARNQ from the coding sequence ATGTTCGCCTGGCCTCTTGCAGCCGCTCGCGCGCTGATCGCCTTCTTCGTCGCCACGCTCGTCTCCGTGGCGCCTGCCCATGCGCAAAGCTGGGCGGAGAGCTGGTTCGACAATGTCACCTACTCCTCGCCCGGCAGCTTCAAGGATCAGACCCGAGGCTATGTGAGCGCGGGCGGCATGTCGGGCCGGATCGACGTCCATAACGACTATCTCATGTCGGTGAGCATGCCCAAGGTCAGGGCGGGCTGCGGCGGCATCGACATGTTCCTGGGCGGCATGTCGTTCCTCGACCCCGACTATCTGGTCCAGAAGCTGGAGAGCATCCTTCAGGCGGCGCCCGCGGTCGCCTTCCAGTATCTGCTCGAGACGCTCGACGAGAAGATGGGGAACATCATCTCGAAGATGGAGGCGGCCACCAATTTCCTGAACTCGATCCAGGTCAACGACTGCCGCCTCGCCAATCGCATGGTCCAGATCGCGAAGGGCGACGACAATATGTCGGGCATCATCGAGGAGATGACCGGCTACCGCTCGGTCAAGCAGGGCTTCGCCAAGAGCTACCAGCAGAGCCGGGAGAAGATCGAGGCGAACAACAACAATCCGACCGAGGATCTGAAGGACGCGCTCGCCAACTGCCCGGCCGAGGTCACCGACATCTTCCGCACCGGCTCGCTCCTCGCCCATGCCGCTTCGCGCGTCGGCGCAGGCGACTGGGCGAGCGTGATGCGGGCCCGCGTGGGCGACGTCTACATGCGCTGGGACGATGGCGACCGCGTGCCACTGTTCACAGCCATTCCCCAATGCCCCGCGCAGGACACGGAAAGCGCCCAGGATTTCCTGACCGGGCGGGTGCAACGCCGGACGCTCAACTTCCCGCCGACCGGCGCCGACTGCGCGCAGGACGGCTCTGGACGCGGCGCGCTCGTCCTCGCCCGCGAGCGCATGCAGTCGATCGCGACCAAGATCCGCACGCGCGCTGCGCTCTCGGCCGAGGAACGGCAGTTCGTCGCCAATGTCCGCACGCTGCCGGTCTATCGCATGCTCGAATGGGGCGTGCGCCAGGGGGTGGTCGATTCCGTGATCGGTGACACCGACGAACTGGTGGCCCTCACCCTGGCCTATCAGATGCTGAACGACCTCACACGCACGATCGACTTCACGGTGACCAATGCCGAGCGGGGCGCGACCGTCGCGGGGTCGGCCGATAGCAACAACAAGAATGTCTGCCAGACCCGCATCCTGTCCAAGGGCATCGAGCAACTCCGTGACCTCCGGGACGAAGTGCTGCGCCAGCGCGCGCAAATGCGCCAGAGCTACATGGCGGCTCTCAATCAGGCCAACCTCTCCACCAACTATGCCGGTCTCCTGCGGGAGCGCGATCGCGATGCCCGCGATGCCGCCGGCGCCGCTGCCCGCAATCAATAG
- a CDS encoding type II toxin-antitoxin system VapB family antitoxin, translating into MGATLNIKDPEAHRLAQAIAQETGEPMTRVVVEALRDRLSRIERRRERASVSELLAIADRAARMVTKPYAQHGDELYDENGLPK; encoded by the coding sequence ATGGGCGCAACGCTCAATATCAAGGATCCCGAGGCCCATCGTCTGGCGCAGGCCATCGCGCAGGAAACGGGTGAACCCATGACACGGGTCGTTGTCGAGGCACTCCGCGACCGCTTGTCCCGGATCGAGCGCCGGCGTGAACGCGCCAGCGTGTCCGAACTTCTCGCCATTGCCGATCGTGCCGCTCGCATGGTGACCAAGCCCTATGCCCAGCACGGCGACGAACTTTACGACGAGAATGGGCTGCCGAAATGA
- a CDS encoding type-F conjugative transfer system pilin assembly protein TrbC, which produces MERLESAVARGKEAAGHAPDPRLPRIDNPADRRRAFEGLRNRTPMPEMEARARAAQARGEASLAAERERQAKALRQALGLEPAEEQALAKAAPAVAAKGWVPVLFVSSSMPIATLRAYAAQLEKVRGVMAFRGVPGGLRKMGPMAKLTAQILRLDPGCEGPNCVMRDVQLIIDPIVFRQHGIAQVPALGLIPGDPTQAYCERDDDSPRAAHVVFGDSALSGMVEEYAHLGGKEEVSHAQALLVAR; this is translated from the coding sequence ATGGAGCGGCTCGAAAGCGCGGTCGCGCGCGGCAAGGAGGCTGCGGGACACGCACCCGATCCGAGACTGCCGCGCATCGACAACCCTGCGGACCGCCGACGCGCCTTCGAAGGCCTGCGGAACCGCACCCCCATGCCGGAGATGGAAGCGCGCGCTCGCGCCGCGCAGGCACGCGGCGAAGCGAGCCTTGCCGCCGAGCGAGAGCGACAGGCCAAGGCGCTCCGCCAGGCGCTGGGGCTCGAGCCGGCCGAGGAACAGGCGCTCGCCAAAGCCGCTCCGGCCGTTGCCGCCAAGGGCTGGGTGCCGGTGCTGTTCGTCTCCTCGTCCATGCCGATCGCGACATTGCGCGCCTACGCGGCCCAGCTCGAGAAGGTCCGCGGCGTCATGGCATTTCGTGGCGTGCCCGGCGGTCTCAGGAAGATGGGGCCGATGGCGAAGCTGACGGCGCAGATCCTTAGGCTTGATCCGGGCTGCGAAGGTCCGAACTGCGTGATGCGCGACGTCCAGTTGATCATCGATCCGATCGTGTTCCGGCAGCACGGTATCGCCCAGGTCCCCGCGCTTGGCCTGATCCCGGGCGATCCGACCCAGGCCTATTGCGAGCGCGACGACGACAGCCCCCGCGCCGCCCATGTCGTGTTCGGCGACAGCGCGCTTTCCGGAATGGTCGAAGAATATGCCCACCTCGGCGGGAAAGAGGAGGTCAGCCATGCTCAGGCTCTTCTGGTTGCTCGCTAG
- the traN gene encoding conjugal transfer protein TraN yields MIGSTTTRRRRFDPRGAALALVLGLGLSLACPGTASAQQICAADLNANGDAADEGEQASCLATTSGAWLCPIQQVDCVADEAGQYSCPVGPQYACMVKSSGGPPACSPNQCADLATNPIVEEPPIEDPGTAPDGGIDADGNCLGTIEIFSGRGVRCRPAGLSTTFSNCCKDKGKIVKDGMGSSIGSIGTKIAVAKGVFTGMKAAYVAFKAGATASQAASAGANALIIGLDPTSLAVSLAINFMMEFLFAGCDSQDMETAMLRSSGMCHEIGSYCTSSFLGLCLQKALGACCFNTKLGRIIQEQGRPQLKAFNSNLWGTAKKPMCRGFTPEEFQALDFSKIDLSEYYADIEARAQSDIQIDMGERVSAYLKAINP; encoded by the coding sequence ATGATCGGCTCGACCACCACCCGGCGCAGGCGCTTCGATCCGCGCGGTGCCGCGCTCGCGCTGGTGCTCGGCCTGGGCCTTTCCCTCGCCTGCCCAGGCACCGCGAGCGCGCAGCAGATCTGCGCGGCCGATCTCAACGCCAATGGCGATGCCGCCGACGAGGGCGAGCAGGCAAGCTGCCTTGCCACCACCAGCGGCGCCTGGCTCTGCCCGATCCAGCAGGTCGACTGCGTGGCGGACGAAGCAGGGCAATATAGCTGCCCGGTTGGCCCGCAATATGCCTGCATGGTCAAGAGCTCCGGCGGGCCGCCCGCCTGCTCCCCCAATCAGTGCGCCGACCTCGCGACCAACCCCATCGTCGAGGAGCCGCCGATCGAGGATCCGGGCACTGCGCCCGATGGCGGGATCGATGCCGACGGCAATTGTCTGGGGACCATTGAAATCTTCTCGGGGCGCGGCGTGCGCTGCCGCCCCGCCGGGCTTTCGACCACCTTCTCCAATTGCTGCAAGGACAAGGGGAAGATCGTCAAGGACGGCATGGGCTCCTCGATCGGTTCGATCGGCACCAAGATCGCGGTCGCCAAGGGTGTGTTCACCGGCATGAAGGCCGCCTATGTCGCCTTCAAGGCTGGCGCCACGGCAAGCCAGGCGGCGAGTGCCGGCGCCAATGCGCTGATCATCGGCCTCGACCCGACCTCGCTCGCGGTCAGCCTTGCGATCAATTTCATGATGGAGTTCCTGTTCGCCGGCTGTGACAGCCAAGACATGGAAACCGCGATGCTGCGCTCGTCGGGCATGTGCCATGAGATCGGCAGCTACTGCACCTCGAGCTTCCTCGGGCTCTGCCTGCAGAAGGCCCTTGGGGCTTGCTGCTTCAACACGAAGCTCGGACGCATCATCCAGGAGCAGGGCCGTCCCCAGTTGAAAGCCTTCAACAGCAATCTCTGGGGCACGGCCAAGAAACCGATGTGCCGGGGGTTCACGCCGGAGGAATTCCAGGCGCTCGATTTCAGCAAGATCGACCTCTCGGAATATTATGCGGACATCGAGGCCCGCGCCCAATCCGACATCCAGATAGACATGGGGGAGCGCGTCAGTGCGTATCTCAAAGCCATCAATCCGTAA
- a CDS encoding GNAT family N-acetyltransferase translates to MSTRRVTPPERLNADHEVAAFDNGRHASLNDWLAERALASEGASARTYVVCDAERPREVVGYYTITTAMEERAALPTARLRKGMPNKVPLLLIARLAVTSRFQGLGLGADLLADALRRCAAASEIAGVRAVLVHAIDDDAVGFYARHGFIVSPLGERVLLMPIEAVRSLQG, encoded by the coding sequence ATGTCCACGCGCCGTGTTACGCCGCCCGAACGCCTGAACGCCGATCACGAGGTCGCCGCGTTCGACAATGGGCGTCACGCCTCGCTCAACGACTGGCTCGCTGAGCGCGCGCTTGCCAGCGAAGGCGCTTCGGCCCGCACTTATGTGGTGTGCGATGCCGAGCGGCCCCGTGAGGTCGTCGGCTATTATACGATTACGACCGCCATGGAGGAGCGCGCGGCCTTGCCCACCGCAAGGTTGCGCAAGGGCATGCCGAACAAGGTGCCCCTGCTCTTGATCGCGAGGCTGGCCGTCACCTCCCGCTTCCAGGGGCTCGGCCTTGGCGCCGATCTGCTGGCCGATGCACTGCGCCGCTGTGCGGCCGCCTCGGAGATCGCCGGGGTTCGCGCGGTCCTCGTGCATGCGATCGACGATGATGCGGTCGGCTTCTACGCGCGGCATGGCTTCATCGTCTCGCCGCTCGGGGAGCGCGTCCTGCTCATGCCCATCGAAGCGGTTCGGTCCTTGCAAGGCTAG
- a CDS encoding type II toxin-antitoxin system Phd/YefM family antitoxin: MQVSVSDAKGQLTELVRRAETGEEIILTRHGAAAVRLVPVRAVTDGATRRKLLEAARKAGSAKAGSGPDAARSQDFLYGEDGVPA, from the coding sequence GTGCAGGTTTCCGTAAGCGATGCCAAGGGGCAGTTGACCGAGTTGGTGAGGCGCGCCGAAACGGGCGAGGAGATCATTCTTACGCGCCATGGAGCGGCGGCGGTGAGGTTGGTGCCGGTCCGGGCCGTGACCGATGGCGCGACCCGCAGGAAGCTTTTGGAAGCGGCCCGGAAGGCGGGGAGCGCCAAGGCAGGGAGCGGGCCAGATGCGGCGCGCAGCCAGGACTTCCTCTACGGCGAAGACGGCGTGCCCGCATGA
- a CDS encoding S26 family signal peptidase, translating to MLRLFWLLARWIAALWPRLRRLPRKAAVALGAPGPDQPARPDRLWRAMLVVLPLALFAALVMPQVTLVMTPSIEAYAVRKSPGPILRGDYVMFTLHHPIAGPKPVSVTKHALCLPGDRLTMFETPSPLMPNSRDGHYYCNGQLLGVSLPQAHNGLKLTHLQWSGIIPAGMAYVGSTHPRGFDSRYFGLLPITSLVRMERIL from the coding sequence ATGCTCAGGCTCTTCTGGTTGCTCGCTAGGTGGATCGCCGCGCTGTGGCCGCGTCTGCGCCGCCTTCCCCGCAAGGCCGCCGTCGCGCTCGGTGCGCCCGGTCCCGATCAGCCGGCGCGGCCCGATCGTCTCTGGCGCGCCATGCTGGTGGTCCTGCCGCTGGCCCTGTTCGCGGCGCTGGTGATGCCGCAAGTGACTCTCGTCATGACCCCGTCGATCGAGGCCTATGCCGTGCGCAAGAGCCCGGGACCGATCCTGCGCGGCGACTATGTGATGTTCACCCTGCATCACCCGATCGCCGGGCCCAAGCCGGTCTCCGTCACCAAACATGCCCTGTGTCTGCCCGGTGACCGGCTGACCATGTTCGAGACGCCCTCGCCGCTCATGCCGAACAGTCGCGACGGCCATTATTACTGCAACGGCCAGTTGCTCGGCGTCAGCCTGCCCCAGGCCCATAACGGTCTGAAGCTCACCCATCTGCAATGGAGCGGCATCATTCCCGCCGGGATGGCCTATGTCGGCTCGACGCATCCGCGTGGGTTCGACAGCCGCTATTTCGGGCTGCTGCCGATCACCAGCCTCGTCCGCATGGAGCGCATCCTGTGA